In Topomyia yanbarensis strain Yona2022 chromosome 2, ASM3024719v1, whole genome shotgun sequence, one DNA window encodes the following:
- the LOC131679213 gene encoding protein son of sevenless isoform X1, which produces MFVKSITDATDYDFEKAENAAKWKGVFITSLRKVLEQVHPSLQAREDALLYVESLCLRLLAMLCAKPPPKTVLDVEERIVRTFPTPIDKWALDEASETIDKSKKKKPVLPVDRVHTLLQKEVLQYKIDSSVSLFLVGVLEYISVDILKLAGNYVKNIRHIEISREDIEVAMCADKALMDMFYQGDNSSSMEPSPLPPTPRTSLSYEEVVKELIHDEKQYQRDLHMIIRVFREELVKIVTDPKELDAIFSNIMDIYEVSVTLLGSLEDVIEMSQEQTPPCIGSCFEELAEAAEFDVYAKYAKDITSVQAKEALANLLSRPEANSLMSAGHGFREAVKFYLPKLLLGPIGHAQLYIDYIKVLLPLSPSQEDKESFEQVQGLLKPLQCELQSIFSLLPKEYFARVNSRARRQSAIEKTRDLQNSVEHWDKDVGQCCNEFIREDTLAKLSSGKRHTERKVFLFDGLLVLCKTRRQIVPGNNYDYRLKERFFMRKVEIIDRPDTDELKYAFEISPREPSSVVLMAKTAQHKNDWMADLVMLNTKSMLERILDSILLDIEKKHPLKLPSPDIYAFAVPDSPSNIVLEEREGTGVPLIKGATLTKLIERLTYHIYADPMFVRTFLTTYRSFCSPKELLMLLVERFDIPDPVLVYDSTNDKDLCSDTDKFHKNSQREDWKRYKKEYVQPVQFRVLNVLRHWVDHHFYDFERDSELLEELLKFLDTVRGKSMRKWVDSVLKIVQRKNESEDNHRQITFAFGHSPPAIEHHLPLNNENEFILLMLHPLELARQLTLLEFEMYKNVKPSELVGSVWTGKDKETTSPNLLKIMHHTTNFTRWIEKSIIEAENFEERVAMASRAIEVMMVLQDLNNFNGVLSISSAFQGAAVHRLKLTLEEITKSYQRVLADCRELNNCHFKKYQEKLRSINPPCVPFFGMYLTNILHIEEGNPDFLPNTVLINFSKRRRVAEITGEIQQYQNQPYCLKVDPSIRHFLENLAPFKEMSVTEIQNYLYEESKRIEPKNCRQPLKFPRKWPDISLKSPGIKPSSRRNIGSANSSMTLPFGKSSLQNNNDAGGEQSPPANSSASSVLDFAIFAPVNLNSSSSSSSQHYPYQYQHQPQQYQHHSSQGSMQHYQGHQYSFSQSVANLTSTSDQQMAPEIPRRSDSIILPSSQAQYSLNNSSLSESSSNPCGSGVSKMIPSPRYPSSSLGALSSSTSGVGGSTMFGILSASSSDGNSNNNPTASFKHTQMLSQNKAVTRTNAEELSNSIISASGLGVGGNFSLSSSAATNAASMVSLSDGPAAPPPPLPPLASAVVSSSSSMSSSSASSSSTVAAADIPPAISPRTDRPAQHPLVPPPLRTHGGGTDFCYNIPGLPNCTSPQATSSSSSSFRINSSNTLRNQNCDFISASTALNRSSCENSPIYPSSPKMYPAGAVGGMGVATSDFNSISPSTSFSSSLYQPSFNTSSTTADSMILSTTAASSDFGPIPISPHVNVPNAHNIPPTMPPPIPPRVKRKETSGESLQSSQIRQAPDAPKLPPRDISPPPLPPRSHIQSHYLYGNLQQQQQYGYGSTSCDGWKLSNSFSKDDSPSSSSSSSTLTRDNLNQHNQQNTSGQRLLMLPHTSTIMMRRNSAMDRTSKENVPNIATSPSLSGLVSGATGGGSNSAGAVSLSPATAPAVGVKNKSVQNSPVSQQPIVCGRRPSSNVSPRFSPGETTPKLPPKPKQTDRTMFPYPSTN; this is translated from the exons GTCCTAGAGCAAGTGCATCCCTCGTTGCAAGCCCGCGAGGATGCGTTGCTCTACGTCGAAAGCCTATGCCTGCGATTATTAGCGATGCTGTGTGCAAAGCCACCTCCAAAAACTGTATTG GACGTCGAAGAGAGAATTGTACGTACCTTTCCCACGCCCATCGACAAATGGGCCCTAGACGAAGCGAGTGAAACAATAGACAAGTCTAAAAAGAAGAAACCGGTGCTTCCGGTTGATCGAGTGCATACACTGTTGCAAAAG GAGGTGCTGCAGTACAAGATCGACAGTTCCGTTTCGTTGTTCCTGGTTGGCGTGTTGGAGTACATTTCCGTTGATATACTGAAGCTAGCAGGAAATTATGTCAAGAACATACGCCACATCGAGATATCCCGGGAGGATATCGAAGTCGCCATGTGCGCTGACAAG GCGCTCATGGACATGTTCTATCAAGGCGATAATTCGAGCTCGATGGAACCGAGCCCATTACCACCCACCCCTCGTACCAGCCTTAGCTACGAGGAAGTGGTCAAGGAGCTTATACACGACGAGAAGCAGTACCAGCGTGATCTGCACATGATCATACGGGTGTTTCGCGAAGAGCTTGTAAAAATAGTGACGGATCCCAAG GAACTTGATGCAATCTTTTCCAACATTATGGATATCTATGAGGTATCGGTGACGCTGCTGGGATCGTTGGAGGATGTGATTGAGATGTCACAGGAACAGACTCCGCCCTGTATCGGTAGTTGCTTTGAAG AACTAGCAGAAGCGGCAGAGTTCGATGTGTATGCCAAATACGCAAAAGATATTACTTCGGTTCAGGCAAAAGAAGCCTTAGCCAATTTACTGTCTAGGCCTGAG GCAAACTCGTTGATGTCAGCTGGCCATGGTTTCAGGGAGGCGGTCAAGTTCTACCTACCAAAATTACTTTTAGGGCCTATTGGGCATGCACAGTTGTATATAGATTATATTAAAGTTTTACTACCGCTTAGTCCCTCGCAAGAGGACAAGGAGAGCTTCGAGCAGGTTCAGGGCTTGCTGAAACCACTGCAATGCGAGTTGCAAAGCATATTCTCGCTGCTGCCTAA GGAATATTTTGCTAGGGTAAATAGTCGAGCTCGACGTCAGTCGGCAATCGAAAAAACACGTGATCTACAAAACAGTGTAGAACACTGGGACAAGGACGTAGGTCAGTGCTGTAACGAGTTCATCCGGGAGGACACACTTGCTAAACTTAGTTCCGGCAAGCGCCATACCGAACGAAAAGTGTTTCTTTTTGATGGCTTGCTTGTGCTGTGTAAAACACGTAGACAAATAGTCCCCGGTAACAACTACGATTACCGGTTGAAAGAACGTTTCTTCATGCGTAAGGTGGAGATCATCGATCGACCAGATACCGATGAGCTGAAGTATGCGTTCGAGATTTCTCCCCGAGAGCCGAGTAGCGTTGTACTTATGGCCAAGACTGCACAGCACAAAAACGACTGGATGGCAGATTTGGTAATGCTAAACACGAAGTCTATGCTGGAGCGCATTTTAGACAGTATTTTACTAGACATCGAAAAGAAACATCCACTAAAACTACCTAGTCCGGACATTTATGCATTTGCGGTTCCTGATTCTCCCTCCAACATAGTTTTGGAGGAACGAGAGGGCACGGGGGTCCCACTAATTAAGGGCGCCACGCTAACAAAATTGATCGAACGATTAACATACCATATTTACGCTGATCCCATGTTCGTAAGGACCTTTCTGACTACGTATCGATCATTTTGTTCGCCCAAAGAGCTTCTGATGTTGTTAGTGGAACGTTTCGACATCCCGGATCCGGTTCTGGTGTACGACAGTACGAACGACAAAGATCTCTGTTCAGACACGGACAAGTTTCACAAAAACTCCCAGCGCGAAGACTGGAAACGATACAAAAAAGAGTACGTGCAGCCGGTTCAGTTCCGTGTACTAAACGTGCTGCGGCATTGGGTAGACCATCATTTCTATGACTTCGAGCGGGATTCGGAGCTGCTGGAGGAGTTGCTTAAATTTCTGGATACAGTGCGAGGCAAGTCGATGCGCAAGTGGGTGGATTCGGTGTTGAAAATTGTACAGCGAAAG AACGAAAGCGAGGACAATCATCGGCAGATAACGTTTGCCTTTGGCCATAGTCCACCAGCGATAGAACACCATCTACCACTGAACAACGAGAACGAATTTATACTGCTGATGCTGCATCCACTTGAATTAGCCCGCCAGTTGACGTTATTGGAGTTTGAAATGTATAAAAAC GTAAAGCCATCAGAACTGGTCGGTTCTGTGTGGACAGGAAAAGATAAAGAAACTACTAGTCCTAActtattaaaaattatgcaCCACACTACAAAT TTTACCCGTTGGATCGAGAAGTCGATCATTGAAGCGGAAAATTTCGAGGAGCGTGTGGCGATGGCATCTCGTGCAATAGAGGTAATGATGGTGCTGCAGGATTTGAACAACTTCAACGGTGTGTTGTCGATTAGTTCGGCCTTCCAGGGAGCCGCTGTGCATCGGCTTAAACTAACACTGGAAGAAATTACCAAAAGCTACCAGCGCGTTCTGGCCGACTGTCGGGAGCTGAACAATTGTCACTTCAAAAAGTATCAGGAAAAGCTGCGTTCAATAAATCCACCTTGTGTGCCATTTTTTGGAATGTATTTAACCAATATTTTACATATAGAGGAAGGAAATCCGGATTTTTTACCAAATACGGTACTGATAAACTTCTCTAAGAGAAGGCGTGTAGCTGAAATTACTGGTGAAATACAGCAATATCAAAATCAACCATACTGCTTAAAAGTGGATCCTAGCATTAGG CATTTTCTAGAAAATTTAGCTCCCTTTAAAGAAATGAGTGTAACTGAGATTCAAAACTACCTGTATGAGGAGAGTAAACGAATAGAGCCGAAAAATTGTCGCCAGCCATTAAAATTC CCCCGCAAATGGCCAGACATCTCACTAAAGTCGCCCGGTATCAAACCATCCTCTAGACGTAACATAGGTTCGGCAAACTCGTCTATGACATTGCCGTTCGGTAAGTCTTCGCTGCAGAACAATAATGACGCCGGCGGAGAGCAATCACCTCCAGCCAACTCATCGGCATCCTCTGTGCTTGACTTTGCGATATTTGCGCCAGTCAACCTAAACTCTTCATCGTCCAGTTCATCACAGCATTACCCGTACCAGTACCAGCATCAGCCACAGCAATATCAGCATCACAGTTCGCAAGGATCGATGCAACATTACCAGGGTCATCAGTACAGCTTTTCTCAATCTGTTGCTAATCTGACATCTACATCGGATCAGCAAATGGCACCGGAAATCCCGCGACGTTCCGATAGTATTATCCTGCCTTCTTCCCAGGCACAGTACAGCCTAAACAATAGTAGCTTGTCAGAATCTAGTAGCAACCCCTGTGGTAGTGGTGTCAGTAAAATGATCCCAAGTCCCCGCTACCCGTCATCTTCGTTGGGCGCCTTGTCGTCATCCACATCCGGCGTTGGTGGCTCGACGATGTTCGGCATACTTAGCGCTTCGAGCAGTGATGGTAACAGCAACAATAATCCTACCGCTAGCTTTAAACACACGCAAATGCTTAGTCAAAACAAAGCAGTAACCAGAACGAATGCTGAAGAATTATCTAATTCAATTATTTCAGCGTCCGGTCTAGGGgtaggagggaacttcagtctgaGCAGTTCAGCTGCAACCAACGCCGCAAGTATGGTATCGCTTAGCGATGGTCCAGCGGCGCCTCCGCCTCCGTTACCTCCGTTGGCTTCTGCGGTTGtttcatcgtcgtcgtcgatgTCATCATCATCCGCCAGCTCATCGTCGACGGTGGCAGCTGCCGACATTCCTCCTGCGATTAGTCCACGCACTGATAGACCAGCGCAACATCCGCTAGTACCACCACCGTTACGAACCCACGGAGGTGGAACTGATTTTTGCTACAATATTCCCGGACTACCGAACTGTACATCACCACAAGCAACTAGTAGTAGTAGCAGTAGCTTTAGGATTAATTCATCCAACACTTTAAG AAACCAAAACTGTGATTTCATCTCCGCGAGTACCGCCCTCAATCGCTCTTCCTGTGAAAACTCCCCGATCTATCCGTCGAGTCCGAAGATGTACCCGGCGGGAGCGGTCGGCGGAATGGGTGTGGCCACATCGGATTTTAACAGCATTTCGCCCTCCACATCGTTCTCATCATCGCTGTATCAGCCTTCATTCAACACCTCTTCGACGACGGCCGATTCGATGATTCTTAGTACAACGGCGGCGAGTAGCGATTTCGGTCCGATTCCTATCTCACCGCACGTAAACGTACCAAATGCACACAATATTCCTCCTACCATGCCACCTCCTATACCTCCTAGAGTTAAACGAAAAGAGACCTCCGGGGAGTCGTTACAGTCATCGCAGATACGACAAGCGCCGGACGCACCCAAG CTTCCCCCGAGAGACATTAGTCCGCCGCCGTTACCGCCACGTAGTCATATCCAATCCCACTATCTGTATGGCAACttacaacaacagcaacagtaCGGTTATGGCAGTACAAGCTGCGACGGATGGAAATTATCAAATTCGTTTTCG AAGGACGACTCTCCGTCGTCATCATCCTCATCGTCAACACTCACACGGGATAACCTAAATCAACACAACCAGCAGAACACAAGCGGTCAGCGACTCTTGATGTTACCCCATACCAGTACCATAATGATGCGACGTAATTCGGCCATGGATCGAACATCCAAGGAGAACGTTCCTAATATAGCCACATCACCTTCGCTTTCCGGGTTGGTCAGCGGTGCAACTGGAGGCGGTTCTAATTCGGCTGGTGCAGTCAGCCTATCCCCCGCCACGGCCCCGGCTGTCGGAGTCAAAAACAAGTCTGTACAAAACTCCCCCGTTTCGCAACAACCGATTGTGTGCGGACGACGACCTAG TTCGAATGTTTCGCCTCGTTTTTCACCCGGAGAAACTACACCCAAATTACCTCCGAAGCCAAAGCAAACAG ATCGGACTATGTTCCCCTATCCCAGCACGAACTGA
- the LOC131679213 gene encoding protein son of sevenless isoform X2, with protein MFVKSITDATDYDFEKAENAAKWKGVFITSLRKVLEQVHPSLQAREDALLYVESLCLRLLAMLCAKPPPKTVLDVEERIVRTFPTPIDKWALDEASETIDKSKKKKPVLPVDRVHTLLQKEVLQYKIDSSVSLFLVGVLEYISVDILKLAGNYVKNIRHIEISREDIEVAMCADKALMDMFYQGDNSSSMEPSPLPPTPRTSLSYEEVVKELIHDEKQYQRDLHMIIRVFREELVKIVTDPKELDAIFSNIMDIYEVSVTLLGSLEDVIEMSQEQTPPCIGSCFEELAEAAEFDVYAKYAKDITSVQAKEALANLLSRPEANSLMSAGHGFREAVKFYLPKLLLGPIGHAQLYIDYIKVLLPLSPSQEDKESFEQVQGLLKPLQCELQSIFSLLPKEYFARVNSRARRQSAIEKTRDLQNSVEHWDKDVGQCCNEFIREDTLAKLSSGKRHTERKVFLFDGLLVLCKTRRQIVPGNNYDYRLKERFFMRKVEIIDRPDTDELKYAFEISPREPSSVVLMAKTAQHKNDWMADLVMLNTKSMLERILDSILLDIEKKHPLKLPSPDIYAFAVPDSPSNIVLEEREGTGVPLIKGATLTKLIERLTYHIYADPMFVRTFLTTYRSFCSPKELLMLLVERFDIPDPVLVYDSTNDKDLCSDTDKFHKNSQREDWKRYKKEYVQPVQFRVLNVLRHWVDHHFYDFERDSELLEELLKFLDTVRGKSMRKWVDSVLKIVQRKNESEDNHRQITFAFGHSPPAIEHHLPLNNENEFILLMLHPLELARQLTLLEFEMYKNVKPSELVGSVWTGKDKETTSPNLLKIMHHTTNFTRWIEKSIIEAENFEERVAMASRAIEVMMVLQDLNNFNGVLSISSAFQGAAVHRLKLTLEEITKSYQRVLADCRELNNCHFKKYQEKLRSINPPCVPFFGMYLTNILHIEEGNPDFLPNTVLINFSKRRRVAEITGEIQQYQNQPYCLKVDPSIRHFLENLAPFKEMSVTEIQNYLYEESKRIEPKNCRQPLKFPRKWPDISLKSPGIKPSSRRNIGSANSSMTLPFGKSSLQNNNDAGGEQSPPANSSASSVLDFAIFAPVNLNSSSSSSSQHYPYQYQHQPQQYQHHSSQGSMQHYQGHQYSFSQSVANLTSTSDQQMAPEIPRRSDSIILPSSQAQYSLNNSSLSESSSNPCGSGVSKMIPSPRYPSSSLGALSSSTSGVGGSTMFGILSASSSDGNSNNNPTASFKHTQMLSQNKAVTRTNAEELSNSIISASGLGVGGNFSLSSSAATNAASMVSLSDGPAAPPPPLPPLASAVVSSSSSMSSSSASSSSTVAAADIPPAISPRTDRPAQHPLVPPPLRTHGGGTDFCYNIPGLPNCTSPQATSSSSSSFRINSSNTLRNQNCDFISASTALNRSSCENSPIYPSSPKMYPAGAVGGMGVATSDFNSISPSTSFSSSLYQPSFNTSSTTADSMILSTTAASSDFGPIPISPHVNVPNAHNIPPTMPPPIPPRVKRKETSGESLQSSQIRQAPDAPKLPPRDISPPPLPPRSHIQSHYLYGNLQQQQQYGYGSTSCDGWKLSNSFSDDSPSSSSSSSTLTRDNLNQHNQQNTSGQRLLMLPHTSTIMMRRNSAMDRTSKENVPNIATSPSLSGLVSGATGGGSNSAGAVSLSPATAPAVGVKNKSVQNSPVSQQPIVCGRRPSSNVSPRFSPGETTPKLPPKPKQTDRTMFPYPSTN; from the exons GTCCTAGAGCAAGTGCATCCCTCGTTGCAAGCCCGCGAGGATGCGTTGCTCTACGTCGAAAGCCTATGCCTGCGATTATTAGCGATGCTGTGTGCAAAGCCACCTCCAAAAACTGTATTG GACGTCGAAGAGAGAATTGTACGTACCTTTCCCACGCCCATCGACAAATGGGCCCTAGACGAAGCGAGTGAAACAATAGACAAGTCTAAAAAGAAGAAACCGGTGCTTCCGGTTGATCGAGTGCATACACTGTTGCAAAAG GAGGTGCTGCAGTACAAGATCGACAGTTCCGTTTCGTTGTTCCTGGTTGGCGTGTTGGAGTACATTTCCGTTGATATACTGAAGCTAGCAGGAAATTATGTCAAGAACATACGCCACATCGAGATATCCCGGGAGGATATCGAAGTCGCCATGTGCGCTGACAAG GCGCTCATGGACATGTTCTATCAAGGCGATAATTCGAGCTCGATGGAACCGAGCCCATTACCACCCACCCCTCGTACCAGCCTTAGCTACGAGGAAGTGGTCAAGGAGCTTATACACGACGAGAAGCAGTACCAGCGTGATCTGCACATGATCATACGGGTGTTTCGCGAAGAGCTTGTAAAAATAGTGACGGATCCCAAG GAACTTGATGCAATCTTTTCCAACATTATGGATATCTATGAGGTATCGGTGACGCTGCTGGGATCGTTGGAGGATGTGATTGAGATGTCACAGGAACAGACTCCGCCCTGTATCGGTAGTTGCTTTGAAG AACTAGCAGAAGCGGCAGAGTTCGATGTGTATGCCAAATACGCAAAAGATATTACTTCGGTTCAGGCAAAAGAAGCCTTAGCCAATTTACTGTCTAGGCCTGAG GCAAACTCGTTGATGTCAGCTGGCCATGGTTTCAGGGAGGCGGTCAAGTTCTACCTACCAAAATTACTTTTAGGGCCTATTGGGCATGCACAGTTGTATATAGATTATATTAAAGTTTTACTACCGCTTAGTCCCTCGCAAGAGGACAAGGAGAGCTTCGAGCAGGTTCAGGGCTTGCTGAAACCACTGCAATGCGAGTTGCAAAGCATATTCTCGCTGCTGCCTAA GGAATATTTTGCTAGGGTAAATAGTCGAGCTCGACGTCAGTCGGCAATCGAAAAAACACGTGATCTACAAAACAGTGTAGAACACTGGGACAAGGACGTAGGTCAGTGCTGTAACGAGTTCATCCGGGAGGACACACTTGCTAAACTTAGTTCCGGCAAGCGCCATACCGAACGAAAAGTGTTTCTTTTTGATGGCTTGCTTGTGCTGTGTAAAACACGTAGACAAATAGTCCCCGGTAACAACTACGATTACCGGTTGAAAGAACGTTTCTTCATGCGTAAGGTGGAGATCATCGATCGACCAGATACCGATGAGCTGAAGTATGCGTTCGAGATTTCTCCCCGAGAGCCGAGTAGCGTTGTACTTATGGCCAAGACTGCACAGCACAAAAACGACTGGATGGCAGATTTGGTAATGCTAAACACGAAGTCTATGCTGGAGCGCATTTTAGACAGTATTTTACTAGACATCGAAAAGAAACATCCACTAAAACTACCTAGTCCGGACATTTATGCATTTGCGGTTCCTGATTCTCCCTCCAACATAGTTTTGGAGGAACGAGAGGGCACGGGGGTCCCACTAATTAAGGGCGCCACGCTAACAAAATTGATCGAACGATTAACATACCATATTTACGCTGATCCCATGTTCGTAAGGACCTTTCTGACTACGTATCGATCATTTTGTTCGCCCAAAGAGCTTCTGATGTTGTTAGTGGAACGTTTCGACATCCCGGATCCGGTTCTGGTGTACGACAGTACGAACGACAAAGATCTCTGTTCAGACACGGACAAGTTTCACAAAAACTCCCAGCGCGAAGACTGGAAACGATACAAAAAAGAGTACGTGCAGCCGGTTCAGTTCCGTGTACTAAACGTGCTGCGGCATTGGGTAGACCATCATTTCTATGACTTCGAGCGGGATTCGGAGCTGCTGGAGGAGTTGCTTAAATTTCTGGATACAGTGCGAGGCAAGTCGATGCGCAAGTGGGTGGATTCGGTGTTGAAAATTGTACAGCGAAAG AACGAAAGCGAGGACAATCATCGGCAGATAACGTTTGCCTTTGGCCATAGTCCACCAGCGATAGAACACCATCTACCACTGAACAACGAGAACGAATTTATACTGCTGATGCTGCATCCACTTGAATTAGCCCGCCAGTTGACGTTATTGGAGTTTGAAATGTATAAAAAC GTAAAGCCATCAGAACTGGTCGGTTCTGTGTGGACAGGAAAAGATAAAGAAACTACTAGTCCTAActtattaaaaattatgcaCCACACTACAAAT TTTACCCGTTGGATCGAGAAGTCGATCATTGAAGCGGAAAATTTCGAGGAGCGTGTGGCGATGGCATCTCGTGCAATAGAGGTAATGATGGTGCTGCAGGATTTGAACAACTTCAACGGTGTGTTGTCGATTAGTTCGGCCTTCCAGGGAGCCGCTGTGCATCGGCTTAAACTAACACTGGAAGAAATTACCAAAAGCTACCAGCGCGTTCTGGCCGACTGTCGGGAGCTGAACAATTGTCACTTCAAAAAGTATCAGGAAAAGCTGCGTTCAATAAATCCACCTTGTGTGCCATTTTTTGGAATGTATTTAACCAATATTTTACATATAGAGGAAGGAAATCCGGATTTTTTACCAAATACGGTACTGATAAACTTCTCTAAGAGAAGGCGTGTAGCTGAAATTACTGGTGAAATACAGCAATATCAAAATCAACCATACTGCTTAAAAGTGGATCCTAGCATTAGG CATTTTCTAGAAAATTTAGCTCCCTTTAAAGAAATGAGTGTAACTGAGATTCAAAACTACCTGTATGAGGAGAGTAAACGAATAGAGCCGAAAAATTGTCGCCAGCCATTAAAATTC CCCCGCAAATGGCCAGACATCTCACTAAAGTCGCCCGGTATCAAACCATCCTCTAGACGTAACATAGGTTCGGCAAACTCGTCTATGACATTGCCGTTCGGTAAGTCTTCGCTGCAGAACAATAATGACGCCGGCGGAGAGCAATCACCTCCAGCCAACTCATCGGCATCCTCTGTGCTTGACTTTGCGATATTTGCGCCAGTCAACCTAAACTCTTCATCGTCCAGTTCATCACAGCATTACCCGTACCAGTACCAGCATCAGCCACAGCAATATCAGCATCACAGTTCGCAAGGATCGATGCAACATTACCAGGGTCATCAGTACAGCTTTTCTCAATCTGTTGCTAATCTGACATCTACATCGGATCAGCAAATGGCACCGGAAATCCCGCGACGTTCCGATAGTATTATCCTGCCTTCTTCCCAGGCACAGTACAGCCTAAACAATAGTAGCTTGTCAGAATCTAGTAGCAACCCCTGTGGTAGTGGTGTCAGTAAAATGATCCCAAGTCCCCGCTACCCGTCATCTTCGTTGGGCGCCTTGTCGTCATCCACATCCGGCGTTGGTGGCTCGACGATGTTCGGCATACTTAGCGCTTCGAGCAGTGATGGTAACAGCAACAATAATCCTACCGCTAGCTTTAAACACACGCAAATGCTTAGTCAAAACAAAGCAGTAACCAGAACGAATGCTGAAGAATTATCTAATTCAATTATTTCAGCGTCCGGTCTAGGGgtaggagggaacttcagtctgaGCAGTTCAGCTGCAACCAACGCCGCAAGTATGGTATCGCTTAGCGATGGTCCAGCGGCGCCTCCGCCTCCGTTACCTCCGTTGGCTTCTGCGGTTGtttcatcgtcgtcgtcgatgTCATCATCATCCGCCAGCTCATCGTCGACGGTGGCAGCTGCCGACATTCCTCCTGCGATTAGTCCACGCACTGATAGACCAGCGCAACATCCGCTAGTACCACCACCGTTACGAACCCACGGAGGTGGAACTGATTTTTGCTACAATATTCCCGGACTACCGAACTGTACATCACCACAAGCAACTAGTAGTAGTAGCAGTAGCTTTAGGATTAATTCATCCAACACTTTAAG AAACCAAAACTGTGATTTCATCTCCGCGAGTACCGCCCTCAATCGCTCTTCCTGTGAAAACTCCCCGATCTATCCGTCGAGTCCGAAGATGTACCCGGCGGGAGCGGTCGGCGGAATGGGTGTGGCCACATCGGATTTTAACAGCATTTCGCCCTCCACATCGTTCTCATCATCGCTGTATCAGCCTTCATTCAACACCTCTTCGACGACGGCCGATTCGATGATTCTTAGTACAACGGCGGCGAGTAGCGATTTCGGTCCGATTCCTATCTCACCGCACGTAAACGTACCAAATGCACACAATATTCCTCCTACCATGCCACCTCCTATACCTCCTAGAGTTAAACGAAAAGAGACCTCCGGGGAGTCGTTACAGTCATCGCAGATACGACAAGCGCCGGACGCACCCAAG CTTCCCCCGAGAGACATTAGTCCGCCGCCGTTACCGCCACGTAGTCATATCCAATCCCACTATCTGTATGGCAACttacaacaacagcaacagtaCGGTTATGGCAGTACAAGCTGCGACGGATGGAAATTATCAAATTCGTTTTCG GACGACTCTCCGTCGTCATCATCCTCATCGTCAACACTCACACGGGATAACCTAAATCAACACAACCAGCAGAACACAAGCGGTCAGCGACTCTTGATGTTACCCCATACCAGTACCATAATGATGCGACGTAATTCGGCCATGGATCGAACATCCAAGGAGAACGTTCCTAATATAGCCACATCACCTTCGCTTTCCGGGTTGGTCAGCGGTGCAACTGGAGGCGGTTCTAATTCGGCTGGTGCAGTCAGCCTATCCCCCGCCACGGCCCCGGCTGTCGGAGTCAAAAACAAGTCTGTACAAAACTCCCCCGTTTCGCAACAACCGATTGTGTGCGGACGACGACCTAG TTCGAATGTTTCGCCTCGTTTTTCACCCGGAGAAACTACACCCAAATTACCTCCGAAGCCAAAGCAAACAG ATCGGACTATGTTCCCCTATCCCAGCACGAACTGA